The following proteins come from a genomic window of Hymenobacter canadensis:
- a CDS encoding FkbM family methyltransferase: MKALRKLLVRTLGFERYIRFVSGVYLRLVGAGWGRQKYPELFFLQQIIKPGFVCLDIGANLGYYSVALSKLVGPDGQVLAVEPIPDFQVIWQDNVKLSGLDNLTLLPYALGSENTTVQMGTPERNGLLHHGMTKVASSNPDEHYARTYEVPMRVPDDLLAHLPRLDFVKCDVEGFEHVVFANMQATLRRFRPLIQTELNGLDNRRAVVATLAELGYKPFVLSERSELVPCTETQLNSAVTADFYFQPA; encoded by the coding sequence ATGAAAGCACTCCGCAAACTTCTGGTCCGCACGCTTGGCTTCGAGCGCTACATTCGTTTCGTGAGCGGCGTGTACCTGCGGCTGGTGGGCGCAGGCTGGGGCCGGCAGAAATACCCGGAGCTGTTTTTCCTGCAGCAGATCATCAAGCCCGGCTTTGTGTGCCTCGATATCGGGGCCAACCTGGGCTACTACTCGGTGGCGCTATCCAAGCTGGTAGGGCCCGATGGGCAGGTGCTGGCTGTTGAGCCGATTCCGGATTTCCAGGTTATCTGGCAGGACAACGTGAAGCTGAGCGGCCTCGACAACCTCACGCTGCTGCCCTACGCGCTGGGCAGTGAGAACACCACCGTGCAGATGGGCACGCCCGAGCGCAACGGCCTGCTCCACCACGGCATGACCAAAGTAGCTTCCAGCAACCCCGACGAGCACTACGCCCGCACCTACGAGGTGCCCATGCGCGTGCCCGACGACCTGCTGGCCCACCTGCCGCGGCTCGATTTCGTGAAGTGCGACGTGGAAGGCTTCGAGCACGTGGTATTTGCCAACATGCAGGCCACGCTACGCCGGTTCCGGCCGCTCATCCAGACTGAGCTCAACGGGCTGGATAACCGCCGCGCCGTGGTGGCTACTCTGGCCGAGCTGGGCTACAAACCATTTGTGCTGTCGGAGCGTTCTGAGTTGGTACCGTGCACCGAAACCCAGCTCAACAGCGCCGTCACGGCCGATTTCTACTTTCAACCCGCCTAA
- a CDS encoding DUF4834 family protein, with the protein MFIKILLVFLVLALVVRFVLPLLMRYLVVGFLQKQARRHAQQFGGAPFGGAAPPPPGREAPGQVHIDYVPPTPRRAKDEPTEFKGGEYVDFEEVK; encoded by the coding sequence ATGTTCATCAAAATCCTGCTGGTCTTTCTGGTTCTGGCGTTGGTGGTGCGCTTTGTGCTGCCGCTGCTGATGCGGTATCTGGTAGTAGGCTTTCTGCAGAAGCAGGCCCGCCGCCACGCCCAGCAGTTCGGGGGCGCGCCCTTCGGTGGCGCCGCCCCGCCGCCCCCCGGCCGCGAAGCACCCGGCCAAGTCCACATCGACTACGTGCCACCCACGCCGCGCCGCGCCAAGGACGAGCCCACCGAGTTTAAGGGCGGCGAGTATGTGGATTTCGAGGAAGTGAAGTAG